The Dasypus novemcinctus isolate mDasNov1 chromosome 11, mDasNov1.1.hap2, whole genome shotgun sequence DNA window aataaataaataaatcttaaaaaaaaaaaaataaataaataaataaatctttaaaaaaaaaaaaagtagcactGCTGATTTATCAATGTGGTGGCTGAAAGGGTTAATCTGTAGGCATAAATGTCAATTTTGgaaaggtagagaataatctacAGACTGTTTTACATAGTGATTTCAgcagtggatgaagattgtgattaatagtataagtacaagaatgttcttttacaaggtgttaagaatatggtgatacacaggaaaagtacaactaatgtaacttgtggatgatagttaacagtaagattgtaatatttttgcagcaatggcaaagaatatgtgtcaattctaagggacaaaaagAGGGGCGTAATAAGGAGGTAGGGGATCTctccttctggagtaatgaaaatgttctaaacttgacTGAGGTAATAACAGCACAACttggatgaaaatgagagccactgagtgcacactttggatagattgcacAAAGCATGCATGTGGCTGTACATAGTGAGTGCTGCAGTAGGTGGACTGTggattaacagaacaaatatgagaacattctctcataagctataagaaatatataatactaattcaGGGATTTAATaatcgggtgggtttgggggtAAAATATACCAACTGtgagatattggctatagtttgtagtaatattttttgacaatactttttcatagtttgtaacaaatatatcacaacaatgcaaggtggtggtggtgggatgacGTATGGGAACCCTgaatatgcatgtttgctttgtaagttcacaacttgtactatacacttattgtttaagtatgtccagtatgaatgatacacttcaatacatttttgaaGTGCCCAGCAGGGTCTCTGACACTTAGCTCTGTAATGGGTGGATGTCGGTCCTAAGCCCCCACCTCCCGTGGAGCTCCACATGAAGGTACCATGGTCCACGTCAGCTGCCCGGCCCTACCAGTCCTCTCTGGGACGCAGTACTGAAGGTGTCATCAGCACACTGGCCTCAGGGGTTCTGCAACCCCTAAAACTCTGAGGATGAGGCTCCCTGTAATTCCCTGGTTGTCCCTGGCTGAAGACAGGTTTCTCCTGCAGAGACCAGGCCAGAACTCTCATTTAATGAAGACTCTATTAGAGACCCAGGaataacaagcaaataaatgtgCATAAGCAATAACGTAAAACTAGGTAACCTGGCTTATGTGTATTTATCTTCATTCCCTCGTAAACTTGACTATGAGATCCACAGGTCATCCAACAGAGCTTGAACAGACCAAAAGCCCAGCCCTTTCTTCAGTTCTCACAGATGAGCAAAGCCAAAATCCACAGACTCTATTTAAAATTCATGATTTAGGACCACCTTCTCTAAATCGCTGGGGGTTACTAGAATACATTTGGGAATTCGTAATCAAATTGACTAACTCAGATAGGTGGAATTTTCTGTTTTCAGGAAGATTACTTTGTTATTAGTGAGGATTATTTTGCAGAAGCcccatgtttgttttttcttctataGCTACTAGTCTTGCTTTAAATTTACAAATGTAGTTAGTTTCACTTCTATGTTATTTGGTTGTGGGTTGTTTAACCATATACTGGGTAGTTTCACATATCTGTAACAATAGTAATTTGAACCTCTAACgttcaaataattattttttttgagATAATGGGCCAGGGAgtaaatccaggaccttgtatgtgggaagctcgcactcaaccactgagctacatcagctcccatgatttgtttttttcatttgtttgttgttgttgttgttgttttaggaggtaccagggatcaaacctgggacctcgtatgtgggaagcaggcgttcaaccacttgcgctaaatctgcttccaaataattctatttttaagatATGTATcttggaagtggacttggctcaacagatagagcgtctgcctaccacatgggaggtccaaggttcaaaccctcctgacccgtgtggagctgtcccacgtgcagggctgatgcacgcaaggagtgctgtgccatgcaccagtgtcccctgcgtaggggagcctcatgcacaaggagtgcaccctgtaaggagagacacccagtgcaaaagaaagtgcagcctgcccgggaatggtgccgcccacacggagagctgacacagcaagatgacgcaacaaaaagagacacagatttctggtgccgctgacaagaacagaaacggacacagaagaacacacagcaaatggacacagagaccagacaactggggcgggggtggggggaagaagagagaaataaattttaaaaataataataaaataaaaaatattttttaaaaaaagatgtgtttCTCATAACCCTATCActaagagaaatgaacaaacattccTCTCCCCCAAAACTTCTACAGGGGCACCTGGTTCCTTTTCCACTGAGAAGTGGGACCGAGTCAGATAATGGAAAACGTGAGGTCTCTGGCCTCATCTAAAGGTACTCCGGCCCCCCAAGTTTGAAAACCAGTGACCTCCAGGCCCCTCTGGGAAGGCCTCCCTGCCTGGGTCCTGAGCCCTGTGCTACCGCAGAGGCAGCGTCCTTGTGAATGCAGAGTGAGTGTCCCGAAGACAGCAAGCTGCTCCACAGCTGTCCACACTCCAGGAAACCGGGCCTTCGGAGGCGCCTTTTTCCCATCTGAGAAGGACCTGTGCCCACAGGTGTCTGAGCCACCTCCAGCCACTGGGGTGTGGCTAAGCTCTCCAGCTACAGCAGGCCCCGTTTCAGAGCACACGCAGCAAGACCAGCACTTACACACGAGATTCACACACGCACGGTGTGTGCAGAGGTCTCTGCACCTAGTACAGATGGAAGGGAGGAGCTCAGTAGCTCGACAGAGCTTGACGCCAAGAGCCAAGCTTACAAGTGCTGCAGAGATGCCCACATTAATACCAGACGAGGCGAACTCCTAGGACATGCAATATGAAACAGGGACAAGAAGGGCAAATCTTGGGCCAGCGAGAGGAAAGGGAAATAAAGGGGAAATCAAAACTGAGATCTGATCAGCTTTCAAGTCAGGTGGGCCTGGACTTGAATCCTCTTCCTGAAAACGGCAGTGGGGCTTTGAGCAGAGCTGGCCGAGAGCTGGCCTCAACAGACACTTGCTGAGGACGTGGTGCATGAAACCACCGGAGGCAGTTTCCTCCTCTGAAACCAGTGATAGAATTCCTACCTTGTGGAGTTGAGCAGTAAGAAAAGTCATAATGCTAAGAAAAACAGACTCGAGGTGTGGGAGGCTGGGCACCTGCATTCTTAAAGCCAGTCCTGCCTGAGCTGGCGGGAggcccttccctcagcaacaggAGCTCCTGGACTCTGGGCAggctggggggaggtgggggcagggcgggcaggggcgggggccgggcaggGCTGGGCACTGGAGCCTGCAGCGAGCCCGAGCCCGGAGAGAGCCAGTCCCCGGTGGCCGCTGGGTGCTCGGCGGCTCCCGGCCGCAGCGCCAtggcccctcctctgccctggCTCTCTCGCTGCTGCTGCCGCGGCCTCCTGCCTTCCTGGCCTCTGGCCCCCCAAGCCTCCAGGGGCTGCTGCTCCCAGGGCACCACTGCGAGCACACGCACAGCCGGGACCACCTCCACAGCCAGTGGGAACATGAAGTCGGCCCCCAGGGTAAGTGGGGCCAATGAGGGGgcgagggggagggaaggagcctCACGCATCCTGCAGCACCAGCCGGTGACCCTGATGGCCCTGCTTGTTCCAGTGCTCAGCTCGGCCCTTCCCAGCCCACCACTCAGCCCTGGGGACTCAGCCCCCTTCCCCCTCAGCAGCTCGGTCCACAAGTCCTTGAACAGGAATTTCCCTCATTGAACAGTTAATTATTCATTAGAGGGGAGGGAGAGCCAGTCTCCTTTCCTTCCCATGGCTTGTGAGGTCATGAAGGCCCTCCGGACCTGGCTTTGGCCTCTGCACCGCCAGTGATCCCTAACTGCCCCACAGGCCTCAGCCGGTGACAACAGGAAGCCTCCTTGACTTCAAGGTGGAAAGAAAGGGGAAGGTGGGGTCTAGGGCCCGTCCCAGGCTGATGCTGTCTCCCCAACTCCCCTCCCCAGGGTTCAGGGCCCGGCCGCACGGCTGAGCTGGCCCAAGCTGAGGAGCTGCTGGAGGAGCAGCTAGAGCTCTACCAGGCCCTGCTGGAAGGGCAagaaggggcctgggaggcccaggccctggtgctcaaGATCCAGAAGCTGAAGGAACAGATGAGGAGACACCGAGAGAGCCTTGGAGAGGCCTAAGCGGTCCACAGGTTGCCGATTCACTCTCCCACACTGGAAACACTGTGGACCACCCCACCACCCCTTCACCCAAAACATCCCAGTCTCTCCTAGACCAGAGAAAACGGAAGTGAGCCCTCTGCCAAGGGCCAGCAACTGAAGTTACTGGGGAAGCCGTTCATCGGCTGTCCTAGTcacaccccccactccaccctTCCTCTCACCTTGCCCACACCACAGCAGGACAGACAAAATTCACTTTGGATCATGCCCTAAAATAATTTCACCCCAAATCCAATAAAATGACAGAGTGCTTAAAGATACCACAGACGCACATGggtttcatttttagttttgttaaaaaaaattctgacaAATCAGGGATGGGGGGTCGGTTTAGGGTTGGTGGTGATGCAAAAGAGGGAAGCCAtggctggggtgggcaggggtggggcgaGGGTAAGTGGCAGTAGTGTCTCTTCATCCCCATGCCTTGTATCGCCTCCTGAAGACGGACAGACTGTCACATTCCAGAATGGGTGAGTCCTCTGAGTCCTCTACCGTGTCTGTTCAACTGAGAAGAGAATGTGACAGAATAAGGCATGGAAAGCAAAAAGCAAGGTTAGTACAAACACACAAGCCTAGGAGCACGTGATCACCTGGTGTGCCTCGTGTGTGGGTGCAGGACAGACTTGGGAAGGGGAAAGACATTATCTGAGAGAAGAGACTCCACCGAGGTCGGCAAAGCATTCTAAGGTGGCCTGAGACCAGGGGAGCATTAACTTTGTTACTTGTCAAATGTCCATCACAAGCCTTCCAAACGTGGACCGAGGAGACTCTCAAGAGGTGGGGGCGTCCGTTCCCAAGACCATACTCACTGTAGGAGGAGATGTCGATCTCATCGGGCAGCTCGCTGATATTGACCTCGAAGCGGTCCTGAACATCGTTGAGGATCTTGGCATCATTCT harbors:
- the MCCD1 gene encoding mitochondrial coiled-coil domain protein 1 — protein: MAPPLPWLSRCCCRGLLPSWPLAPQASRGCCSQGTTASTRTAGTTSTASGNMKSAPRGSGPGRTAELAQAEELLEEQLELYQALLEGQEGAWEAQALVLKIQKLKEQMRRHRESLGEA